Proteins encoded in a region of the Apostichopus japonicus isolate 1M-3 chromosome 19, ASM3797524v1, whole genome shotgun sequence genome:
- the LOC139959790 gene encoding uncharacterized protein: protein MAFYLKERRKEQQESVSLLSANDDILSLRGTDDIADEELGGGGGGGGGGRGRGRGGGGGGGEDEDEELDKPRLPIPTTVWLIMKITCVFFQNKLAVPRECFRCHILERNKSISGSSTNEWNGCLNGDRYDYSTSERTNHYDVMQSENCTACDSYWWDYNGRVCRYADTDIGVGTWNHRGSWVVSVLLLFSISVNNAYEVITFAHFNRENTYFLVNLLSFFIFMTILSLYPIMSLYSKITTVVTQGRISRAQISWTRTLNVRYILCRLQFIEFRRGLPGKKMLLICFAWPMELFLHRFLIYSPIHICPKREGFHFSKFQTLIVTLLSMIVWTNFQYLLFLCRISFMRQFQLVQTFVKNHQGDLDGCRQMIWTVVCDFNCYRKFVYVYMMLMLPFVTWGITTSVCMQYKQGEEDIPCNNILWMIWSEHFMFLSLSLSAVGGLDVSYMWDHFRHNILTTTHTNDTAHFWRKINHHLDHMCLESCSITWTMALSFISSYMAVYSTGLQNT, encoded by the exons ATGGCGTTCTATCTGAAGGAAAGACGTAAAGAACAACAAGAAAGTGTGTCTTTATTGTCCGCAAATGACGATATCTTGTCCCTTCGAGGAACAGACGACATAGCAGACGAAGAActcggaggaggaggaggaggaggaggaggaggaagaggaagaggaagaggaggaggaggaggaggaggagaagatgaagatgaagaattAGACAAGCCTAGATTGCCAATTCCGACCACCGTCTGGTTGATTATGAAGATAACTTGTgtattttttcaaaacaaactaGCCGTTCCAAGAGAGTGTTTCAGATGTCACATACTCGAACGAAACAAATCA ATTAGTGGAAGTTCGACTAATGAATGGAATGGTTGCCTAAATGGAGACAGGTATGATTACTCGACTAGTGAAAGGACAAACCATTATGACGTAATGCAGTCTGAAAACTGTACAGCGTGTGACAGCTACTGGTGGGATTATAATGGGAGAGTATGCCGGTATGCAGATACAGATATAG GTGTTGGAACCTGGAATCACCGTGGCAGCTGGGTTGTATCTGTGCTTCTACTCTTTAGCATCTCTGTCAATAACGCCTACGAAGTCATCACGTTTGCTCATTTTAATCGGGAGAATACGTACTTTCTCGTCAACTTGTTATCTTTCTTCATCTTCATGACGATATTATCCCTCTATCCGATCATGAGTTTGTATTCGAAGATTACGACAGTAGTAACGCAAGGGAGGATTTCTCGAGCTCAAATATCATGGACAAGAACTCTCAATGTCCGTTACATTTTATGCCGTCTACAATTCATAGAATTTCGGAGAG GATTGCCTGGAAAGAAAATGCTGTTGATTTGCTTTGCTTGGCCAATGGAATTGTTTCTTCATCGATTTCTAATATATTCTCCTATCCACATATGTCCAAAACGTGAGGGTTTCCACTTCTCCAAATTCCAGACATTGATAGTAACCCTTCTTTCTATGATCGTTTGGACTAATTTTCAATACCTCTTGTTCTTGTGTCGCATCTCATTCATGCGTCAATTTCAACTTGTGCAAACCTTCGTTAAGAACCATCAGGGGGATTTGGACGGATGCCGCCAAATGATATGGACCGTTGTGTGCGACTTTAATTGCTATAGAAAGTTTGTCTACGTGTATATGATGTTAATGTTACCGTTTGTTACATGGGGGATAACCACGTCCGTATGTATGCAGTACAAGCAAGGTGAAGAGGACATTCCTTGCAACAACATCTTATGGATGATTTGGTCGGAACATTTCATGTTTCTGAGTTTAAGTCTCTCCGCAGTCGGTGGTCTTGACGTGTCGTACATGTGGGACCATTTTCGTCACAATATCCTTACCACTACGCACACAAATGACACCGCACACTTTTGGCGTAAAATTAATCACCATCTGGATCACATGTGCTTGGAATCATGCAGCATTACATGGACAATGGCATTGTCTTTCATCAGTTCCTACATGGCAGTCTATAGCACTGGTCTGCAAAATACATAG
- the LOC139959791 gene encoding uncharacterized protein, which translates to MYTRFRPMLSARDGQVNGDYKANVIPDKEKEWPSSFWLLLKVLGLFYYESAVTERKCFPCHAKKFMEDRSRNQIKAMDINIDYLVLAYELESKREDEDEETRLLLSTNQNDDEEEEGEQNAVCTACESLWWNCDGVAERYTDKTIGFRRWYHKGEKFLSTAWLLCALCLLVYGLYLIIPRLFAKPDQILHLILKMTFYCAIVAPILLLFCSKIRSCFKFNVRKLGWASSLNLRYLIRRAQILDLPKRGLPGKPFLFICICLPTTVSAYRYAIFLFMGDCGVTFEKVLESVFGTSFMIGMGLVIYLLYFIRVSFQCHFNILLKFIKENDGDLTKCKGVLFGIVAEFTCYSQLCGLYTALLFPVVVLAIVANLTWDYMSSGACVSQYAQSAQTVQMHLMVLAWIEIIALLSVYLCALGGLNVQYLWDDFITNIVLMRSKQCSKPCDDVLKQLKQLITGSNALIFSIIGTVTATYMGFNLGQQNIAFLTESCNGTFANYHCG; encoded by the exons ATGTATACCAGATTCAGACCGATGCTTTCCGCTCGAGATGGACAAGTTAATGGTGATTACAAAGCGAATGTTATACCTGATAAAGAAAAGGAGTGGCCATCCTCTTTCTGGTTGTTATTGAAAGTTCTCGGTTTGTTTTACTATGAATCGGCTGTTACTGAACGAAAATGTTTTCCTTGCCACGCGAAGAAATTCATGGAAGACAGAAGCCGAAATCAGATCAAAGCGATGGATATTAATATAGACTATCTGGTGTTAGCCTATGAATTGGAATCGAAACGGGAAGATGAAGATGAGGAAACTAGATTGTTACTCTCTACTAACCAaaatgatgatgaggaggaggagggtgaaCAAAATGCAGTCTGCACCGCGTGTGAGTCACTATGGTGGAACTGTGATGGAGTGGCCGAACGCTATACAGATAAAACGATTG GTTTCAGACGATGGTACCACAAGGGAGAGAAGTTCCTATCGACTGCGTGGCTTCTCTGTGCTTTGTGTCTTTTGGTTTATGGATTATACCTAATCATTCCAAGGTTGTTTGCAAAACCAGACCAAATTTTGCATCTTATTCTAAAGATGACGTTTTACTGTGCTATTGTTGCTCCGATTCTCTTGCTATTCTGCTCCAAGATCCGCAGTTGCTTCAAGTTTAATGTTCGTAAACTCGGCTGGGCATCATCTCTGAATTTAAGATATTTGATTAGACGAGCGCAAATATTGGATCTACCGAAGAGAG GATTACCTGGAAAGCCGTTCCTGTTCATATGCATTTGCTTACCCACAACAGTCTCGGCCTACCGGTAcgccatttttcttttcatgggAGATTGTGGCGTTACTTTTGAAAAAGTATTGGAATCCGTTTTTGGTACAAGCTTTATGATTGGAATGGGTCTTGTAATATATCTACTCTATTTTATCCGAGTTTCATTCCAATGCCATTTCAACATTCTCCtaaaatttatcaaagaaaatgaCGGAGATTTAACCAAATGTAAAGGTGTCCTTTTTGGGATTGTGGCAGAGTTTACTTGCTATAGTCAACTTTGCGGTTTATATACCGCTTTGCTGTTCCCTGTTGTAGTGTTGGCAATTGTAGCCAACCTGACGTGGGATTATATGAGCAGTGGGGCATGTGTCTCGCAATACGCACAGAGTGCACAGACGGTACAGATGCACCTTATGGTACTTGCTTGGATTGAAATCATAGCGTTACTCTCTGTGTACTTATGCGCATTAGGTGGACTTAACGTGCAATACTTGTGGGATGATTTCATCACGAATATTGTGCTCATGAGGTCTAAGCAATGCAGTAAACCCTGTGACGATGTCTTGAAGCAGCTCAAACAGTTGATAACAGGATCGAACGCACTGATTTTCTCCATTATTGGTACTGTTACTGCTACTTATATGGGCTTCAATTTGGGTCAGCAAAATATTGCTTTCTTAACCGAATCGTGCAATGGTACATTTGCAAATTATCACTGTGGTTAA
- the LOC139959693 gene encoding uncharacterized protein — protein sequence MDHNCSNWNSNDTKRMKRWPFLFWFILKFLGLFFHEQVVTERKCFSCRAKRFTRRHHPGSKTKAIDVDVDSLILAYEQDDTDVAGERTPLLSEEYEKKELEESCNVCETLWWNCDRVRERYTENEIGVQSWCRKWSSISSTVWLLFEVALLMLDISTFLPRLFAKPDKVLHLLIMASFRMVLLSPLMLMLCSKIRSYFKSSVPRLRWASSLNVFLVNRSFPFACVVL from the exons ATGGATCATAATTGCAGCAATTGGAATAGTAACGACACCAAGCGAATGAAAAGATGGCCATTTCTGTTTTGGTTTATCCTCAAATTCCTGGGCTTATTTTTTCATGAACAAGTTGTGACTGAACGGAAATGTTTCTCTTGTCGAGCTAAGAGGTTTACCAGAAGACACCATCCTGGGAGTAAAACTAAAGCAATTGATGTTGATGTAGATTCTCTGATATTAGCTTACGAACAAGACGACACAGATGTCGCCGGAGAGAGGACACCACTACTCTCGGAGGAATACGAAAAGAAAGAGCTGGAGGAGTCTTGTAACGTATGCGAAACTCTTTGGTGGAACTGCGATCGTGTTCGTGAAAGATATACGGAAAATGAAATTG GCGTTCAAAGTTGGTGTCGTAAATGGAGCAGCATATCTTCCACCGTGTGGTTGCTATTTGAAGTAGCTCTTTTGATGCTCGACATCTCTACGTTTTTGCCAAGACTGTTTGCAAAACCGGACAAGGTCTTACATCTTCTTATCATGGCGTCCTTCCGCATGGTACTCCTGTCTCCTCTCATGTTGATGTTGTGCTCTAAGATACGTAGTTACTTCAAGTCTAGTGTTCCAAGACTCCGCTGGGCATCATCACTCAAT GTCTTCCTGGTAAACCGTTCCTTTCCCTTTGCGTGTGTTGTCCTGTGA